In Bosea sp. (in: a-proteobacteria), one DNA window encodes the following:
- a CDS encoding caspase family protein: MRLQARAYTYLVAALAAVFAALSLGATPALAQKRFAFVIGNGDYANVTKLPNALNDANATRTMLQEAGFDITPALDMSLAGLRGALDVFVDKVRRSGADTTALVYYAGHAVQLDGANYILPTDVRPQLATSIADQSLSLSDILRRLEGAGAKSKIAILDACRNNPFAERQAARGLALQIVDGANEGISSEAGLARVDSNSGTFVAFATSPGSTAADGTGPNSPFTTAFLREAREPGLAVEQIFRRIRLAVYDSTGGTQIPWDTSSLITEFSFFQRPAGGPAGQPAMAGNVPMTARPTLASLREMSPADAARTAIAWDRSDIYGNALALNPDDQNALRLTRILSQRTDERAWAEAVLAGDAESFRLYARLYPVSAHTVAALRLAANAPSRNRVQVAQTCPVCPALQPRTRRADYAPRSGTPRRAPAVPSYTPPAPQAQAPDMPLLLPERPRWTGFYAGGSLGGGRQSERTTVAGPFGGPTVTPTITTTTTQTIPGTPFPTTVVTTTTTTGAPIPAPGAINPLAVPRSLSPDGSGMIGGAQFGFNYQIGAIVIGAETDLAATRLGGGQTASASPGGTRFTTRAENELSMLGTVRARAGFVLGDFLIYGSGGYAYGLVDQKGSIMPDNPLTTSGATASRSGLANGWALGGGVEYAITPGMTLRLDYTHYDLGNQKLTLQDYTGLAPTQFATMRARTAGDIVKAGFNFGF; encoded by the coding sequence ATGCGCTTACAAGCCCGGGCCTATACCTATCTCGTCGCCGCCCTCGCCGCTGTCTTCGCCGCGTTGAGCCTCGGCGCAACGCCCGCCCTCGCCCAGAAGCGTTTCGCCTTCGTCATCGGCAATGGCGACTACGCCAACGTCACGAAGCTGCCGAACGCGCTGAACGACGCCAACGCCACCCGCACCATGCTGCAGGAGGCGGGCTTCGACATCACCCCGGCGCTGGACATGTCGCTCGCGGGCCTGCGCGGCGCGCTCGACGTCTTCGTCGACAAGGTGCGCCGCAGCGGGGCGGACACGACGGCGCTTGTCTATTACGCCGGCCACGCCGTCCAGCTCGACGGGGCGAACTACATCCTGCCGACCGATGTCCGCCCGCAGCTTGCCACCAGCATCGCCGACCAGTCCCTGTCGCTGAGCGACATCCTGCGGCGCCTGGAGGGCGCCGGCGCCAAGTCCAAGATCGCGATCCTCGACGCCTGCCGCAACAACCCCTTCGCCGAGCGCCAGGCCGCCCGCGGCCTGGCCTTGCAGATCGTCGACGGCGCCAATGAGGGCATCAGCAGCGAGGCCGGCCTCGCCCGCGTCGATTCCAACAGCGGCACCTTCGTCGCCTTCGCGACCTCGCCGGGCTCGACGGCGGCCGACGGCACGGGCCCCAACAGCCCCTTCACCACCGCCTTCCTGCGCGAGGCGCGCGAGCCGGGCCTGGCGGTCGAGCAGATCTTCCGCCGCATCCGCCTTGCCGTCTACGATTCCACCGGTGGCACCCAGATCCCCTGGGACACCTCCTCGCTGATCACCGAGTTCAGCTTCTTCCAGCGCCCCGCCGGCGGGCCCGCAGGCCAGCCCGCCATGGCCGGCAACGTGCCCATGACGGCGCGCCCGACGCTGGCCTCGCTGCGCGAGATGTCGCCGGCCGACGCCGCCCGCACCGCCATCGCCTGGGACCGCAGCGACATCTACGGCAACGCGCTCGCCCTCAACCCCGACGACCAGAACGCGCTGCGCCTCACCCGCATCCTGTCCCAGCGGACGGACGAGCGGGCCTGGGCCGAGGCCGTGCTCGCGGGCGACGCCGAATCCTTCAGGCTCTATGCGCGGCTCTATCCGGTGTCCGCTCACACCGTCGCGGCGCTCAGGCTGGCTGCGAACGCCCCCAGCCGCAACCGCGTCCAGGTCGCGCAGACCTGCCCGGTCTGCCCCGCCCTCCAGCCGCGCACGCGCCGCGCCGATTACGCGCCGCGCTCCGGGACGCCGCGCCGGGCCCCGGCCGTGCCGTCCTACACCCCGCCGGCACCGCAAGCCCAGGCTCCCGACATGCCGCTGCTCCTTCCCGAGCGCCCGCGCTGGACCGGCTTCTACGCCGGCGGCTCGCTCGGCGGCGGCCGGCAGAGCGAGCGGACGACGGTCGCCGGCCCCTTCGGCGGCCCGACCGTGACGCCGACGATCACCACCACGACGACGCAGACGATCCCCGGGACCCCCTTCCCGACGACCGTCGTGACGACCACCACCACGACCGGGGCGCCGATCCCGGCACCCGGCGCGATCAACCCGCTGGCCGTGCCGCGCAGCCTGTCGCCCGACGGCAGCGGCATGATCGGCGGCGCCCAGTTCGGCTTCAACTATCAGATCGGCGCGATCGTGATCGGCGCCGAGACCGATCTCGCGGCGACGCGCCTCGGCGGCGGCCAGACCGCCTCCGCGAGCCCCGGCGGCACCCGCTTCACCACGCGCGCCGAGAACGAGCTGTCGATGCTGGGCACGGTGCGCGCCCGCGCCGGCTTCGTGCTCGGCGATTTCCTGATCTACGGCTCCGGCGGCTATGCCTATGGCCTCGTCGACCAGAAGGGCTCGATCATGCCCGACAATCCGCTGACCACCTCCGGCGCGACGGCCTCCCGCTCCGGCCTCGCCAACGGCTGGGCGCTCGGCGGCGGCGTCGAATATGCGATCACGCCCGGCATGACGCTCAGGCTCGACTACACCCATTACGATCTCGGCAACCAGAAGCTGACGCTGCAGGACTATACCGGGCTCGCGCCGACGCAGTTTGCGACCATGCGCGCCCGCACGGCCGGCGACATCGTCAAGGCCGGCTTCAACTTCGGCTTCTGA
- a CDS encoding serine/threonine-protein kinase, protein MSDDPERTVFAPRGNARIGTTLNGIYEIESLIAVGGMGEVYKGRAIQTGDAVAIKMIRPDMARDEAALALFRREAAALHNLYNEAIVRYYVFTIDPVSEAPYLAMEFVDGQPLSERIAQRPLTVEEANILRQRVGPGLHAAHRLGIIHRDISPDNIILPGGDPARAKIIDFGIARSSILGEGTVIGSGFAGKYNYVSPEQLGLYGGEVSGRSDMYSFALVLAQALTGRAIDMGGSQADILDKRRRLPDLSGVDAALRPLIARMLAPDPNDRPADMTEVATWEPPAPGRKATGKAAPKKSGRSPLPLVAGIAALALIAGGGFYAWTTLSGSQAPQSATSEPPPLAEQPTTAPVTEAKAPPVLAETPAAAPPPQLTEAPAQASAPAAPAPPVETAPVTPVTPLPAQTPIALPPVAPPQTAQPQTPPQPQPKPQQQSQPTAAASGPQVAINVEPPAQQPSAAPPPAIETKPEPPPVAVAPQPPPSQLPAPTPQPAVVAPEPEPRTPAERIERYVRDYDGGPCFFLWPLEIGDRKATLEGFGSTSAPFVAFDTAFKAAHGFEAQIQLRPMTEAQCPMVEFLRRPGIGIDRSPRIQIGAFNMKSGEILNGTVEATGGRNLDIVLIGDDGLVYNLASFMKREGDKVTFNLKLESTGGAARPQTVLALVTQEPLPALSGPNPAPASEFFANLKLDLARQTGKLGLGIKYFRIE, encoded by the coding sequence ATGAGCGACGACCCGGAGCGCACCGTCTTCGCCCCGCGCGGCAACGCCCGCATCGGCACGACGCTGAACGGCATCTACGAGATCGAGAGCCTGATCGCGGTCGGCGGCATGGGCGAGGTCTACAAGGGCCGCGCGATCCAGACGGGCGATGCCGTGGCGATCAAGATGATCCGCCCCGACATGGCCCGCGACGAGGCGGCGCTCGCCCTGTTCCGGCGCGAGGCCGCGGCGCTCCACAACCTCTATAACGAGGCGATCGTCCGCTACTACGTCTTCACCATCGATCCGGTCAGCGAGGCGCCCTATCTCGCGATGGAGTTCGTCGACGGCCAGCCCTTGTCCGAACGCATCGCGCAGCGCCCGCTGACGGTCGAGGAGGCGAACATCCTGCGCCAGCGCGTGGGGCCGGGCCTGCACGCCGCCCACCGGCTCGGCATCATCCACCGCGACATCTCGCCCGACAACATCATCCTGCCGGGCGGCGACCCCGCCCGCGCCAAGATCATCGATTTCGGCATCGCCCGCTCCAGCATCCTCGGCGAGGGCACGGTGATCGGCTCCGGCTTCGCCGGGAAATACAACTATGTCTCGCCCGAGCAGCTCGGCCTCTATGGCGGCGAGGTCAGCGGCCGCTCGGACATGTATTCCTTCGCGCTCGTGCTGGCGCAGGCGCTGACCGGCCGCGCCATCGACATGGGCGGCTCCCAGGCCGACATCCTCGACAAGCGCCGCCGCCTGCCCGATCTCTCCGGCGTCGACGCCGCCTTGCGCCCGCTGATCGCGCGGATGCTCGCCCCCGATCCGAACGACCGCCCCGCCGACATGACCGAGGTCGCGACCTGGGAGCCGCCCGCGCCGGGCCGGAAGGCCACCGGCAAGGCAGCCCCGAAGAAATCCGGGCGCTCTCCCCTGCCGCTCGTCGCCGGCATCGCCGCGCTCGCCCTGATCGCGGGCGGGGGCTTCTATGCCTGGACGACCCTCAGTGGGAGCCAGGCCCCGCAAAGCGCGACCAGCGAGCCGCCGCCGCTCGCCGAACAGCCCACCACGGCGCCCGTCACGGAGGCGAAGGCCCCGCCGGTCCTGGCCGAAACGCCGGCGGCGGCACCCCCGCCTCAGCTCACCGAGGCCCCGGCGCAAGCCTCCGCTCCGGCGGCACCGGCCCCGCCCGTCGAGACGGCGCCCGTCACGCCCGTGACCCCGCTCCCGGCACAGACCCCCATTGCGCTGCCGCCCGTCGCGCCACCGCAAACCGCGCAGCCACAGACGCCGCCGCAACCCCAGCCAAAGCCTCAGCAGCAATCCCAGCCTACGGCCGCCGCCTCGGGGCCGCAGGTCGCGATCAATGTCGAGCCGCCGGCGCAGCAACCGTCCGCCGCGCCGCCCCCGGCCATCGAGACGAAGCCGGAGCCGCCCCCTGTCGCGGTCGCGCCCCAGCCGCCCCCGAGCCAGCTCCCCGCGCCGACGCCGCAGCCCGCCGTCGTCGCCCCGGAGCCCGAGCCGCGCACGCCCGCCGAGCGGATCGAGCGCTATGTCCGCGACTATGACGGCGGCCCCTGCTTCTTCCTCTGGCCGCTCGAGATCGGCGACCGCAAGGCGACGCTGGAGGGCTTCGGCAGCACGTCTGCGCCCTTCGTCGCCTTCGACACAGCCTTCAAGGCCGCACATGGCTTCGAGGCGCAGATCCAGTTGCGGCCGATGACCGAGGCGCAATGCCCGATGGTCGAGTTCCTGCGCCGGCCCGGCATCGGCATCGACCGCAGCCCGCGCATCCAGATCGGCGCCTTCAACATGAAGAGCGGCGAGATCCTGAACGGCACGGTCGAGGCGACCGGCGGCAGGAACCTCGACATCGTGCTGATCGGCGACGACGGCCTGGTCTACAACCTCGCAAGCTTCATGAAGCGCGAGGGCGACAAGGTGACCTTCAACCTCAAGCTCGAATCGACCGGCGGCGCCGCCCGCCCGCAGACCGTGCTGGCGCTGGTCACGCAGGAGCCGCTGCCGGCGCTGTCGGGACCCAACCCCGCCCCGGCGAGCGAGTTCTTCGCCAATCTCAAGCTCGACCTCGCCCGCCAGACCGGCAAGCTCGGCTTAGGCATCAAGTATTTCCGGATCGAGTAG
- a CDS encoding transglycosylase SLT domain-containing protein, translating into MSERFRQFQALFPEEACLAALMRLRHGGTSLTCPACGRQAAFEPRPKLRGFACEHCNYMIHPAAGTPLESRRTPLQLWFYALKTLTEQPGKGAVGVITREAHVPQLTAQRLVDELTALAGKGDAGWLEGLRRLVTGKSEAAPVPAADPVPVPLRAPPPAPVAANRAAPSPPAAPTRPVAAAPVPAASPQAASRKPATEAPDAAEAPEKRPKKASSAGRAIALVAAGVACVTAAVLGLAYARLQQQDRPEPVRGIEVAEVEAPALKAAPARPSLILSSVEQDLEGARQAAQFALDNDPSLAAIKPQEEAPSQQVPVNQLQLPSNILLVPPKMQSGPPAGPVSPSGAPQPPPMISSGDPDQVLTFGPIKIRRHLVDTIVRASKVVGADPTLLMAVADKESSFSTAVKAQTSSATGLYQFIEQTWLGVIYEFGTKHGLAAEAKLIGKSGRQFVVGDAAQRQRILDMRREPYISALLAAEMLKRDTLRLERALGRHLTGGEIYLIHFLGPDAAQTFIETMEEQPGVKAAELLPKPAQANRPIFYADAGGETKVLSVSEVHKKFNDMIKVRLDRYSVVRPGQGPGIARPQPKK; encoded by the coding sequence ATGAGCGAGCGCTTCCGGCAATTCCAGGCGCTGTTTCCGGAGGAGGCTTGCCTCGCCGCGCTGATGCGCCTGCGCCATGGCGGAACGAGCCTGACCTGCCCCGCCTGCGGCCGGCAGGCCGCGTTCGAGCCGCGCCCGAAGCTGCGCGGCTTCGCCTGCGAGCATTGCAACTACATGATCCATCCCGCCGCCGGGACGCCGCTGGAAAGCCGGCGCACGCCGCTGCAGCTGTGGTTCTACGCGCTGAAGACGCTCACGGAGCAGCCGGGCAAGGGGGCGGTCGGCGTCATCACCCGCGAGGCGCATGTGCCGCAACTGACGGCGCAGCGCCTCGTCGACGAATTGACGGCGCTCGCCGGCAAGGGCGATGCCGGCTGGCTCGAAGGGCTCAGGAGGCTCGTGACGGGGAAATCGGAAGCCGCTCCTGTGCCGGCGGCCGATCCCGTTCCCGTGCCGCTCCGCGCCCCGCCGCCTGCTCCCGTGGCTGCGAACAGGGCGGCGCCATCTCCTCCCGCCGCGCCCACGCGGCCGGTCGCCGCGGCGCCCGTTCCGGCGGCGTCACCGCAGGCGGCCTCGCGAAAGCCTGCCACGGAAGCTCCGGATGCGGCCGAGGCGCCCGAGAAGCGGCCGAAGAAGGCTTCCTCCGCAGGCCGGGCGATCGCGCTCGTGGCGGCCGGTGTCGCCTGCGTGACGGCGGCGGTGCTCGGCCTCGCCTATGCCCGGCTCCAGCAGCAGGACAGGCCGGAGCCGGTGCGCGGGATCGAGGTCGCGGAGGTCGAGGCGCCGGCGCTGAAGGCGGCGCCGGCCCGGCCCTCGCTGATCCTGTCCTCGGTCGAGCAGGATCTGGAGGGGGCGCGGCAGGCGGCCCAGTTCGCGCTCGACAACGATCCTTCGCTCGCCGCGATCAAGCCGCAGGAGGAGGCGCCGAGCCAGCAGGTGCCGGTCAACCAGCTTCAACTGCCGTCCAACATCCTCCTGGTGCCGCCGAAGATGCAGAGCGGGCCGCCGGCCGGGCCGGTCTCGCCGAGCGGCGCGCCGCAGCCGCCGCCGATGATCTCCAGCGGCGATCCCGACCAGGTCCTGACCTTCGGGCCGATCAAGATTCGCCGCCACCTGGTCGATACGATCGTGCGGGCGAGCAAGGTCGTCGGGGCCGATCCGACGCTCCTGATGGCGGTGGCCGACAAGGAATCCTCGTTCTCGACGGCGGTGAAGGCGCAGACCTCCTCGGCGACCGGGCTCTACCAGTTCATCGAGCAGACCTGGCTCGGCGTGATCTACGAGTTCGGGACGAAGCATGGGCTGGCCGCCGAGGCGAAGCTGATCGGCAAGTCCGGCCGGCAGTTCGTGGTCGGCGACGCCGCCCAGCGCCAGCGCATCCTCGACATGCGGCGCGAGCCCTATATCTCGGCGCTGCTGGCGGCGGAGATGCTCAAGCGCGACACGCTGAGGCTGGAGCGGGCGCTGGGGCGCCATCTCACCGGCGGCGAGATCTACCTGATCCACTTCCTCGGCCCCGATGCGGCGCAGACCTTCATCGAGACCATGGAGGAGCAGCCCGGCGTGAAGGCGGCCGAGCTTCTGCCCAAGCCCGCCCAGGCCAACCGCCCGATCTTCTATGCCGATGCCGGCGGCGAGACCAAGGTGCTCTCGGTCTCCGAGGTCCACAAGAAGTTCAACGACATGATCAAGGTGAGGCTCGACCGCTACAGCGTGGTCAGGCCCGGCCAGGGCCCCGGCATCGCCCGGCCGCAACCGAAGAAATGA
- a CDS encoding methyltransferase domain-containing protein, which produces MTINPAINPYDAVAYPGHSFAQTHPSRLATIAHFHGMDPARPAAMRVLELGCGRGGNLIPMAAQHPESRFLGIDLSGDSIRQASANAAELGLANLAFAQRDILTVTAETGSFDYIIVHGVYSWVPDAVRERIIALFGELLAPQGVAYVSYNALPGCRLRDIARDVMLFAVKDIAEPRERVRVARATLKEIAEASDPDTFHGAALRQRLKQIDELPDNVLYHDDLNPGARAFALHEVLAVAERNGLQFLAEASFPNLYGAAKGPAQQMLDRMPLAEMARREQTLDLLIGRAFRETLLCRADIPLRHGVRPGALRPYQLAAHVRPAPARDDDKPGVARFSFDEGVQLAVDLPLCKAALAILGASWPSNIAWEELVERACRDAEGELGPDRDHEIARLDEALTAIFKAGLIDIRLEAPPLTTAISERPAASEIARWQASTSAEVTDLRHRTVQLDGVVVRKFVSLLDGSRDQRMLLDAMNAFIEETKGSGIAVPGLPERATAEEVAMHLKDVARLGLLRA; this is translated from the coding sequence ATGACGATTAATCCAGCCATCAATCCCTACGATGCCGTGGCCTATCCGGGCCACTCCTTCGCGCAGACCCATCCGTCGCGGCTGGCGACCATCGCCCATTTCCACGGCATGGACCCGGCGCGGCCGGCGGCGATGCGCGTGCTCGAGCTCGGCTGCGGGCGCGGCGGCAACCTGATCCCGATGGCGGCGCAGCATCCGGAAAGCCGCTTCCTCGGCATCGACCTCAGCGGCGATTCGATCCGGCAGGCGAGCGCCAATGCCGCCGAGCTCGGCCTCGCCAATCTCGCCTTCGCGCAGCGCGACATCCTGACCGTGACGGCCGAGACCGGCAGCTTCGACTACATCATCGTCCATGGCGTCTATTCCTGGGTGCCCGATGCCGTGCGCGAGCGGATCATCGCGCTCTTCGGGGAATTGCTGGCGCCCCAGGGCGTCGCCTATGTCAGCTACAACGCGCTGCCCGGCTGCCGGCTGCGCGACATCGCCCGCGACGTCATGCTGTTCGCGGTCAAGGACATCGCCGAGCCGCGCGAGCGGGTGAGGGTCGCGAGGGCCACGCTCAAGGAGATCGCCGAGGCGAGCGATCCCGATACCTTCCACGGCGCGGCGCTGCGGCAGAGGCTGAAGCAGATCGACGAGCTGCCGGACAACGTCCTCTATCACGACGACCTCAACCCCGGCGCGCGCGCTTTCGCGCTGCACGAGGTGCTCGCGGTCGCCGAGAGGAACGGGCTGCAATTCCTGGCCGAGGCGTCGTTCCCCAATCTCTACGGCGCCGCCAAGGGACCGGCCCAGCAGATGCTCGACCGGATGCCGCTTGCGGAGATGGCGCGGCGCGAGCAGACGCTCGACCTGCTGATCGGCCGGGCTTTTCGCGAGACGCTGCTCTGCCGGGCCGATATCCCGCTCAGGCACGGCGTCCGGCCGGGCGCGCTTCGGCCCTATCAGCTTGCCGCCCATGTGCGCCCGGCGCCGGCCAGGGACGACGACAAGCCCGGCGTCGCGCGCTTCAGCTTCGACGAGGGCGTGCAGCTCGCCGTCGACCTGCCGCTGTGCAAGGCGGCGCTCGCCATCCTCGGCGCGAGCTGGCCGTCGAACATCGCCTGGGAGGAACTGGTCGAGCGCGCCTGCCGCGACGCCGAAGGCGAGCTAGGGCCGGACCGTGACCATGAGATCGCGCGGCTCGACGAGGCCCTGACCGCGATCTTCAAGGCCGGACTCATCGACATCAGGCTCGAGGCGCCGCCGCTGACGACGGCGATCAGCGAGCGGCCCGCCGCCAGCGAGATCGCGCGCTGGCAAGCCTCGACCTCGGCCGAGGTCACGGACCTGCGCCACCGGACCGTGCAGCTCGACGGCGTCGTCGTGCGCAAATTCGTCAGCCTGCTCGACGGCTCGCGCGACCAGCGCATGCTGCTCGACGCGATGAACGCCTTCATCGAGGAGACGAAGGGCTCCGGCATCGCCGTGCCTGGCCTGCCGGAGCGGGCGACGGCGGAGGAGGTGGCGATGCATCTGAAGGACGTCGCGCGCCTCGGGCTGCTGCGGGCGTGA
- the istA gene encoding IS21 family transposase produces MFAVEVYAAVRDFVFNQKQSRREAARVFGLSRETIAKMCRFSIPPGYTRTKPVEKPKLGPLLPVIEAILDGDRASPVKQRHTAKRIFERLRDEHGFAGGYTVVKDHVRLCRARGRETFVPLAHPPGHAQVDFGEALAVIGGVRQKIHFFCLDLPQSDACFVKAYPRETTEAFLDGHVSAFGFFGGVPLSILYDNTRIAVAKICGDGRRERTRAFTELVSHYLFRDRFGRPGKGNDKGKVEGLVKYARSNFMTPIPLAASFAELNAMLAERCRRRQDERAGRHAQTIGERLVADLGVLRPLPAVPLEPCEKRGARVSSTALVRYRSNDYSVPTAYGFQDVVVKGFVEEVVILCRGEEIARHPRNYGTGVFVSDPLHYLALIEEKPNALDQAAALQGWDLPEAFQHLRHLLEARMGNRGKREFIQVLRLLEALPREVVSFAVGEAIRLGAIGFDAVKLIALARLERRPARLDLAAYPYLPRTTVKTTSAADYAVLLPGAAA; encoded by the coding sequence ATGTTCGCTGTGGAGGTCTACGCGGCGGTTCGCGATTTCGTTTTCAATCAGAAGCAGAGCCGACGGGAAGCGGCTCGCGTGTTCGGGCTGAGCCGCGAAACGATCGCCAAGATGTGCCGGTTCTCGATCCCTCCGGGCTACACGCGCACGAAGCCGGTCGAGAAGCCGAAGCTCGGTCCGCTGCTGCCGGTGATTGAGGCGATCCTGGACGGAGACCGGGCGTCTCCGGTGAAGCAGCGCCATACGGCGAAGCGGATCTTCGAGCGGCTGCGGGACGAGCACGGCTTTGCCGGCGGCTACACGGTGGTGAAGGACCATGTGCGGCTCTGCCGGGCGCGGGGCCGCGAGACCTTCGTTCCGCTGGCCCATCCGCCCGGTCACGCCCAGGTGGATTTTGGCGAGGCGCTGGCGGTGATCGGCGGCGTGCGGCAGAAGATCCACTTCTTCTGCCTGGACCTGCCACAGTCGGATGCCTGCTTCGTGAAGGCGTATCCGCGCGAGACGACGGAAGCGTTCCTGGACGGTCACGTCTCGGCTTTTGGCTTCTTCGGCGGTGTGCCGCTGTCGATCCTCTATGACAACACCCGCATTGCGGTGGCGAAGATCTGCGGCGATGGCCGGCGCGAGCGGACGCGGGCCTTCACGGAGCTGGTGAGCCACTATCTGTTCCGGGATCGGTTCGGGCGCCCGGGCAAGGGCAATGACAAGGGCAAGGTCGAGGGGCTGGTGAAGTATGCCCGCTCGAACTTCATGACGCCGATCCCTTTGGCGGCGAGCTTCGCCGAACTGAACGCGATGTTGGCCGAGCGCTGCCGCCGGCGACAGGACGAGCGGGCCGGCCGGCATGCCCAGACGATCGGAGAGCGGCTTGTTGCCGATCTCGGGGTCTTGCGCCCTTTGCCGGCAGTGCCGCTGGAGCCGTGCGAGAAGCGTGGTGCGCGGGTCTCGTCGACGGCGCTGGTCCGATATCGGTCGAACGACTACTCGGTCCCGACGGCCTATGGCTTCCAGGACGTGGTGGTGAAGGGCTTCGTCGAGGAGGTCGTGATCCTGTGCCGGGGCGAGGAGATTGCCCGCCATCCCCGCAATTACGGGACGGGCGTGTTCGTCTCCGATCCGCTGCACTATCTGGCGCTAATCGAGGAGAAGCCGAACGCCCTCGACCAGGCCGCGGCCTTGCAGGGCTGGGACCTGCCCGAGGCCTTCCAGCACCTGCGCCATCTCCTGGAAGCGCGCATGGGCAATCGCGGCAAGCGCGAGTTCATCCAGGTGCTGCGGCTGCTGGAGGCCTTGCCGCGCGAGGTCGTGAGCTTCGCCGTCGGCGAGGCGATCCGGCTGGGCGCGATCGGCTTCGATGCGGTGAAGCTGATCGCGCTGGCGCGGCTGGAACGGCGCCCGGCCCGTCTGGATCTGGCGGCCTATCCGTATCTGCCGAGGACTACGGTGAAGACGACCTCGGCGGCCGATTACGCCGTGCTCCTGCCGGGAGCCGCGGCATGA
- a CDS encoding MBG domain-containing protein produces MDDFYAARARTNAGASLDGFLTALHTYSLTAGSLVGTDAFTGALSRAAGEDVGAYTIGQGTLSLGSNYALTYAGASFGITPRAVTVTASAGQGKVYGDADPALAYSLTAGSLVGTDAFTGALTRAAGENVGAYAIGQGSLSLGSNYALTYAGADFGITPRAVTVSATAGQGKTYGDADPALAYSLTAGSLVGTDAFTGALTRAAGENVGAYAIGQGTLALGSNYALTYAGADFGITPRAVTVTASAGQGKTYGDADPALAYSLTAGSLVGTDAFTGALTRAAGENVGAYAIGQGSLSLGANYALTYAGASFGITPRAVTVTASAGQGKTYGDADPALAYSLTAGSLVGTDAFTGALSRAAGENVGAYAIGQGSLALGSNYALTYAGADFGITPRAVTVTASAGQGKTYGDADPALAYSLTAGSLVGTDAFTGALARAAGENVGAYAIGQGTLSLGANYALSYMGASFTITPRVTPAPPEQALPLPPETTSQPSPSYWPPAANIWTLIAQQPAWFAVQAGEAPAAGTGYVETAPPEGFRFCNPAAIVAELATDGQARLSGPGVVCGF; encoded by the coding sequence GTGGACGACTTTTACGCCGCCCGCGCCCGCACAAACGCAGGCGCTTCACTGGATGGTTTTCTCACCGCCCTGCACACCTACAGCCTGACGGCCGGCTCGCTGGTCGGGACGGACGCCTTCACCGGTGCGCTCTCCCGCGCCGCCGGCGAGGATGTCGGCGCCTACACGATCGGCCAGGGCACGCTCTCGCTGGGATCGAACTACGCGCTCACCTATGCCGGCGCGAGCTTCGGCATCACCCCGCGCGCGGTGACGGTCACCGCCTCCGCCGGCCAGGGCAAGGTCTATGGCGACGCCGATCCGGCGCTGGCCTACAGCCTGACGGCCGGCTCGCTGGTCGGGACGGACGCCTTCACCGGTGCGCTGACCCGCGCGGCGGGCGAGAACGTCGGCGCCTACGCCATCGGCCAGGGCTCGCTGAGCCTCGGATCGAACTACGCGCTCACCTATGCCGGCGCGGACTTTGGCATCACGCCGCGCGCGGTGACGGTCTCGGCGACGGCGGGCCAGGGCAAGACCTATGGTGACGCCGATCCGGCGCTGGCCTACAGCCTGACGGCCGGCTCGCTGGTCGGGACGGACGCCTTCACCGGCGCGCTGACCCGCGCGGCGGGCGAGAATGTCGGCGCCTACGCCATCGGCCAGGGCACGCTGGCGCTCGGATCGAACTACGCGCTCACCTATGCCGGCGCGGACTTCGGCATCACCCCACGTGCGGTCACGGTCACCGCCTCCGCCGGCCAGGGCAAGACCTATGGCGACGCCGACCCGGCGCTGGCCTACAGCCTGACGGCCGGCTCGCTGGTCGGGACGGACGCCTTCACCGGCGCGCTGACCCGCGCGGCGGGCGAGAACGTCGGCGCCTACGCCATCGGCCAGGGCTCGCTGAGCCTCGGCGCGAACTACGCGCTCACCTATGCCGGCGCGAGCTTCGGCATCACCCCGCGCGCGGTCACGGTCACGGCCTCCGCCGGCCAGGGCAAGACCTATGGCGACGCCGACCCGGCGCTGGCCTACAGCCTGACGGCCGGTTCGCTGGTCGGGACGGACGCCTTCACCGGCGCGCTCTCCCGCGCCGCCGGCGAGAATGTCGGCGCCTATGCGATAGGCCAGGGCTCGCTGGCGCTGGGATCGAACTACGCGCTCACCTATGCCGGCGCGGACTTCGGCATCACCCCGCGCGCGGTCACGGTCACCGCCTCCGCCGGCCAGGGCAAGACCTATGGCGATGCCGACCCCGCGCTGGCCTACAGCCTGACGGCCGGCTCGCTGGTCGGGACGGACGCCTTCACCGGCGCGCTCGCCCGCGCGGCCGGCGAGAACGTCGGCGCCTACGCCATCGGCCAGGGCACGCTGAGCCTCGGCGCGAACTACGCGCTGAGCTATATGGGCGCGAGCTTCACGATCACGCCGCGCGTGACGCCGGCGCCTCCGGAGCAGGCGCTGCCGCTGCCTCCGGAGACGACCTCGCAGCCTTCGCCGTCGTATTGGCCGCCGGCGGCCAATATCTGGACCCTGATCGCCCAGCAGCCGGCCTGGTTCGCCGTTCAGGCCGGGGAGGCGCCTGCCGCCGGCACCGGCTATGTCGAGACGGCTCCGCCCGAGGGGTTCAGGTTCTGCAATCCCGCCGCCATCGTGGCCGAGCTCGCCACGGACGGGCAAGCGCGGCTCTCCGGGCCGGGCGTCGTTTGCGGCTTCTGA